Proteins encoded together in one Triticum dicoccoides isolate Atlit2015 ecotype Zavitan chromosome 7B, WEW_v2.0, whole genome shotgun sequence window:
- the LOC119335477 gene encoding putative F-box protein At1g30920: protein MPDRTGATMLEDLPEEMMHKILIRLPSKAVGRCRAVSTSWRSATSTPEFMLEHRRRQPSLPIVDGQGRPASYVVLGDAGAGTSNQELWPFLQDCRHRFKNSLKGSCDGFFIMYLWMRSHFFICNPVTRKSVVVPQPQGLNFVIGFYCHHPTGEYRVLWVSQSYDLSTSRLYILTVGSDKLRELIVRMQTVSSPSMEQKLLNELRMSSDHSPAVHHRGSLHWCLYDASDIMGDGGDIIVFNTEAESFGWMRSPAQPCPNRKLFDMKGTLACWASSTPSFTAIDVWVMQDYDAEIWAFMYRIELSTVEASRQLYLSSLKKKKKKKTPLDSTVQSFSDMAVINKCELLIMFNNKHVLRCDIDGKFLGSVNIGKSQYCVGLSQHRLQESIIAIPS from the coding sequence ATGCCTGACAGGACTGGCGCAACCATGCTCGAGGATCTGCCCGAGGAGATGATGCACAAAATACTCATCCGGTTGCCGTCCAAGGCCGTCGGCCGCTGCCGTGCTGTCAGCACGTCTTGGCGCAGTGCCACATCCACACCTGAATTCAtgctcgagcaccgccgccgccagccATCGCTCCCTATTGTCGATGGGCAGGGGCGGCCCGCCAGTTATGTCGTCTTAGGAGACGCTGGTGCTGGCACCTCAAATCAAGAGCTCTGGCCCTTCCTCCAGGACTGCAGACACCGTTTTAAGAATAGCCTCAAAGGCTCCTGTGATGGCTTCTTCATTATGTACCTCTGGATGCGGTCCCATTTCTTCATCTGCAACCCGGTGACCCGCAAGTCTGTTGTCGTACCGCAGCCTCAAGGGCTCAACTTCGTAATTGGTTTCTACTGCCACCATCCAACTGGAGAATATAGGGTGCTCTGGGTCTCACAGTCATATGACTTGTCTACATCTAGATTATACATCCTCACAGTAGGATCCGACAAGCTGAGGGAATTAATAGTCAGAATGCAAACGGTCTCATCGCCTTCCATGGAACAGAAGCTACTGAATGAGCTGCGAATGTCATCCGACCACTCACCAGCAGTCCACCACCGTGGCAGCCTCCACTGGTGTCTTTATGATGCTAGTGACATCATGGGAGATGGTGGAGACATCATTGTGTTCAACACAGAAGCCGAGTCATTCGGGTGGATGCGTAGTCCCGCTCAGCCATGCCCTAATAGGAAGTTGTTCGACATGAAAGGGACGCTTGCTTGCTGGGCCAGCTCGACTCCTAGTTTCACTGCTATTGATGTCTGGGTGATGCAAGATTATGATGCGGAAATCTGGGCTTTCATGTACCGGATTGAACTTTCAACTGTGGAGGCATCACGGCAACTTTATTTGAGTTcattgaaaaagaaaaagaaaaagaaaacaccacttgatTCAACGGTGCAATCATTCAGTGATATGGCTGTGATAAACAAGTGTGAGTTGCTGATCATGTTTAATAATAAGCATGTGTTGCGCTGCGACATTGATGGCAAGTTCTTAGGTTCGGTTAATATTGGAAAAAGTCAATATTGTGTGGGGCTTAGTCAGCACCGCCTTCAAGAGAGCATTATTGCAATTCCATCATGA